Proteins found in one Candidatus Delongbacteria bacterium genomic segment:
- the rplP gene encoding 50S ribosomal protein L16 produces the protein MLMPKRVKHRKSMRGRMTGLAYRGCNVDFGQFGLKALEPGWVTARQIEAARVAMTRHIKRGGKVWIRIFPDKPVSKKPAETRMGKGKGAPEFWVAVVKPGKVLFEIEGVKPEMAQEALRLAGHKLAIATKFVERRD, from the coding sequence ATGTTGATGCCGAAACGAGTCAAGCACCGCAAATCCATGCGGGGACGGATGACGGGCCTGGCCTACCGCGGATGCAACGTGGATTTCGGTCAGTTTGGCCTGAAGGCGCTGGAGCCCGGATGGGTGACGGCCCGCCAGATCGAGGCCGCCCGTGTGGCCATGACGCGCCACATCAAGCGCGGCGGCAAGGTCTGGATCCGCATCTTCCCGGACAAGCCGGTTTCCAAGAAGCCCGCCGAAACCCGAATGGGTAAGGGCAAGGGCGCCCCCGAGTTCTGGGTGGCCGTGGTGAAGCCGGGCAAGGTGCTCTTCGAGATCGAGGGCGTGAAGCCCGAGATGGCCCAGGAAGCCCTCCGCCTGGCGGGACACAAGCTGGCCATCGCCACCAAGTTCGTCGAGCGTCGGGACTAG
- the rpsC gene encoding 30S ribosomal protein S3: MGQKTHPIGFRLGINKTWSSNWFDEHHFADKLLQDVEIRKYISSRKAYQNAGIARIDIERHPRTVVLTLHTARPGHVIGKKGQDVERLREELKLKFDNEVQVNIIEIKKPELVAKLVADSVARQLEGRVSFRRAMKKTIQATMRNGADGIKIMCSGRLGGAEMSRTERYKEGRIPLHTLRADIDYALSEARTTYGVIGVKVWICRGEKFGVDYEASKQQNNRPKPARRK, encoded by the coding sequence ATGGGACAGAAAACGCATCCGATCGGGTTCCGCCTGGGCATCAACAAGACCTGGTCCTCCAACTGGTTTGACGAGCACCACTTCGCGGACAAGCTTCTCCAGGACGTGGAGATCCGCAAGTACATCTCGAGCCGGAAGGCCTACCAGAACGCCGGCATCGCCCGTATCGACATTGAGCGGCATCCCCGCACGGTGGTGCTGACCCTGCACACCGCCCGTCCCGGTCACGTGATCGGGAAGAAGGGCCAGGACGTGGAGCGCCTCCGCGAGGAGCTGAAGCTCAAGTTCGACAACGAGGTGCAGGTCAACATCATCGAGATCAAGAAGCCCGAGCTGGTCGCCAAGCTCGTGGCGGACTCGGTGGCCCGGCAGCTCGAGGGACGCGTGTCCTTCCGCCGCGCCATGAAGAAGACCATCCAGGCCACCATGCGCAACGGCGCCGACGGCATCAAGATCATGTGTTCCGGCCGACTGGGCGGAGCCGAGATGAGCCGCACGGAGCGTTACAAGGAAGGCCGGATTCCCCTGCACACTCTTCGCGCAGACATCGATTATGCGCTGTCGGAAGCCCGGACCACCTACGGCGTCATCGGCGTGAAGGTCTGGATTTGCCGCGGCGAGAAGTTCGGCGTGGACTATGAGGCCAGCAAGCAGCAGAACAACCGGCCCAAGCCCGCGCGCCGCAAGTAG
- the rplV gene encoding 50S ribosomal protein L22, translating to MEAKAICRNLRISPRKVRLVADLVRGMKVNDALVQLQFSEKRSSTPVSKLVRSAVANFKQMDGAKGVDVDELIIQTIFVDEGPTAKRFLPRAMGRATTIRKRSSHITVVVGQKALESTGAEG from the coding sequence ATGGAAGCGAAAGCGATCTGCCGCAACCTGCGCATCTCGCCGCGCAAAGTTCGCCTGGTGGCGGACCTGGTGCGGGGAATGAAGGTCAACGACGCACTTGTGCAGCTGCAATTCAGCGAGAAGCGCTCGTCGACCCCGGTTTCCAAGTTGGTGCGTTCGGCCGTGGCCAATTTCAAGCAAATGGACGGCGCCAAGGGCGTGGACGTGGATGAGCTGATCATCCAGACGATCTTCGTGGATGAAGGTCCCACGGCCAAGCGGTTCCTGCCGCGCGCCATGGGGCGGGCGACCACGATTCGCAAGCGTTCGAGCCATATCACCGTGGTGGTGGGGCAGAAGGCCCTGGAGTCCACGGGAGCGGAGGGCTAG
- the rpsS gene encoding 30S ribosomal protein S19, which translates to MARSIKKGPFVDGHLEKKVDAMKNADNKKVIQTWSRRSMITPEFIGLTFAVHNGKKFIPVYVTDNMVGHKLGEFAPTRTYFGHKDKKGDKKAKR; encoded by the coding sequence ATGGCGCGATCGATCAAGAAAGGTCCCTTTGTGGACGGCCACCTGGAGAAGAAGGTGGATGCGATGAAGAACGCCGACAACAAGAAGGTCATCCAGACCTGGAGTCGGCGCTCGATGATCACCCCGGAATTCATCGGCTTGACCTTCGCCGTGCACAACGGCAAGAAGTTCATCCCGGTGTACGTGACCGACAACATGGTAGGACACAAGCTGGGTGAGTTCGCCCCCACCCGTACCTACTTCGGCCACAAGGACAAGAAGGGCGACAAGAAGGCCAAGCGGTAG
- the rplB gene encoding 50S ribosomal protein L2, protein MALKQYKPTTPGQRFRSTPGFEEITKSKPEKALTVIKKSKGGRNNQGRITVRHQGGGHKQRYRIIDFKRNKDGIPARVAAIEYDPNRSARIALLFYKDGEKRYIIAPEGVKVDTWLMSGPGSEIKTGNCLPLKDIPMGEFVHCIELKIGKGAQMARGAGASATVMAKDGDYVLIKLPSGELRKVHQNCRATIGKTGNSEHMNISSGKAGRSRWLGIRPTVRGVVMNPVDHPMGGGEGRSSGGRHPTSPWGWKTKGLKTRKRHKDSDKFIVRRRTK, encoded by the coding sequence ATGGCCCTGAAGCAATACAAGCCGACGACGCCCGGGCAGCGCTTCCGCAGCACCCCCGGCTTCGAGGAGATCACCAAATCCAAGCCTGAGAAGGCGCTCACCGTCATCAAGAAGAGCAAGGGCGGGCGCAACAATCAGGGTCGGATCACCGTGCGCCACCAGGGCGGCGGGCACAAGCAGCGCTACCGGATCATCGACTTCAAGCGCAACAAGGACGGGATCCCCGCCCGCGTGGCCGCCATCGAGTACGATCCGAACCGCAGCGCGCGCATCGCCCTGCTGTTCTACAAGGACGGTGAGAAGCGCTACATCATCGCGCCGGAAGGCGTCAAGGTGGACACGTGGTTGATGAGCGGCCCCGGGAGCGAGATCAAGACAGGCAACTGCCTGCCCTTGAAGGACATCCCCATGGGTGAGTTCGTCCACTGCATCGAGCTGAAGATCGGCAAGGGCGCCCAGATGGCGCGCGGTGCCGGGGCTTCCGCCACCGTGATGGCCAAGGATGGCGACTATGTGCTGATCAAGCTGCCCTCCGGCGAACTGCGCAAGGTGCACCAGAACTGCCGCGCCACCATCGGCAAGACCGGCAATTCGGAGCACATGAACATCAGCTCGGGCAAGGCGGGTCGCAGCCGCTGGCTGGGCATCCGGCCCACCGTGCGCGGCGTGGTCATGAACCCCGTGGACCATCCCATGGGCGGCGGCGAAGGTCGCAGCTCCGGCGGTCGCCATCCCACCTCGCCGTGGGGTTGGAAGACCAAGGGTCTGAAGACGCGCAAGCGTCACAAGGACAGCGACAAGTTCATCGTGCGCCGTCGGACCAAGTAG